From Nocardia sp. NBC_00416:
GGCAGCAGGGGACCGTCCCGGTCACCGCGGCGCGGGGGCGCGCAGGTAGTTGTAGACGGTCTGGCGGGTGACGCCGAATTCGGTGGCCAGCACCGACTTCGATTCTCCGGATGCGGCCCGCTCATGCAGCTGGGCGATCTGTTCGGTAGTCAGCGCCGGCGTGCGACCGGTGTAGGCGCCGCGGGCCTTGGCCGCGGCGATGCCTTCGCGCTGACGTTCCAGGATCAGGGCACGCTCGAACTCGGCGAAGGCCCCCATCACCGACAGCAGCAGATTCGCCACAGGGGAGTCCTCACCGGTGAAGGTCAGCGATTCCTTGACGAACACCACCTTCACCCCTTTGCCGGTCAAGGTCCGGACGAGCTGACGCAGATCGTCGAGGTTGCGGGCAAGGCGGTCCATGGAGTGCACGATCACTTCGTCGCCTTCGCGGACGAATGCGAGCAGCTCGTCGAGCTTGGGCCGGGCGGTATCTTTCCCGGAGGCCTTGTCGGTGAAGGTCTTCTCGACTTCGACGCCGTCGAGCTGCCGGACGGTGTTCTGGTCGAGTGTGCTCACCCGGATGTAGCCGACCCGCATCCCGAAATCCTCTCCCGCACTGTAGTTGTCAATCTGGACTCTATGAACCCAGTGGACAACTGTCAATTAAGGCGTTGCGGGATTCTATTTTTACGCGTTTCGTCTCGACGGGTGCTGTCTATTTGGGGTCCACTCCACTTGGACATATGACGGGAGGAAGCGCCGAGCGGTAGTTCACTGAGAAGCCCGAGAGCAAATGGACAGCAGTGATCACGGGTGCGAGGACTCCGTCGAGGGCCAGCCGGGCGGACCGCTTTGTTGCTTTCGCGCAGCCGCGAGATTGCCACGGACCACGCCAGTGCTGGGGTGGTCGAAGCCGAGGATCCGTTCGGAGTCGGTCAGGGTCCGCTGCAGTAGCGGGATCGCTTCGGCGGTCCGGCCCACCGACCGGTAGGCGCTGGCAAGATTGTTGCGGGAGCCCAGGGTGTCGGGGTGCTCGTCACCCAAAATCCGCTCTCGGTCGCTGAGATTCCGCTCGTACAGCGGGATCGCCTCGGCGAACCGTCCCGCCGACCGGTAGGCGTTGGCGAGGTTGTTGCGAAAGATCAGGGTGTCGGGGTGCTCGTTACCCAAAATCCGTTCCGTGTCGGTGATAGTCCGCTCGTACAGCGGGATCGCCTCGGCGAACCGTCCCGCCGACTGGTAGGCGTGAGCAAGGTTGTGGCGGAAGATCAAGGTGTCGGGGTGCTCGTCACCCAAAATCCGTTCCGTGTCGGTGATAGTCCGCTCGTACAGCGGGATCGCCTCGGCGAACCGTCCCGCCGACCGGTAGGCGTGAGCAAGGTTGTGGCGAAAGATCAAGGTGTCGGGGTGCTCGTCACCCAAAATCCGCTCCGCGGTGGTGATAGTCCGCTCGTACAGCGGGATCGCCTCGGCGAACCGTCCCGCCGACTGGTAGGCGTTGGCGAGGTTGTTGCGGAAGATCAGGGTGTCGGGGTGCTCGTCACCCAAAATCCGCTCTCGGTCGCTGAGATTCCGCTCGAACAGCGGGATCGCCTCGGCGAACCGTCCCGCCGACTGGTAGGCGCTGGCGAGATTGTTGCGGAAGCCCAGGGTCTTGGGGTGCTCGTCGCCGAGGACTCGCCCCAAGTCGGTGCGGGCGTGGTGGAGGTGGTCCAGGGCGCTGACGTACAGGCCCTGACCGTTCAGGAACATCCCCGTGTTGTTGCGGATCGTCGCGATCGTGGCTGTGGTGGACTCGCTGCCGCTGGTGATGGTGTAACCGGCGAGAGCGTCGATATGTGGTAGCAAGGTTCGCCAGTTCGGCCAGGTGGCCGGGTTCTGTACGTCGGGCAGGCTGGCGTGCAGGGTCGCCGCGGCGCGGTCGCGGGCCTGTTGGATCGCTTCCGGGTCGCGGTGCGGATCGGCGGCGTCGGGTGTGCGGGCTACGGCTTGGACCAGCCGGTGGATCGAAAGCCCGGCACTACCGGGGTCGGGGGTGATCATGTTGTATGCCGCCAGGACCCCGAGCGCGGCGTCCACAGTGATCTGGTCGGCCGGATCCCGGCAGAGGGTGAGAGGGATATTGTCGGGTGCGTACCAGGCCAGGGTGCGCAGCAGCTCCACCGCCGCAGGCCCGAGCTCCGCGATGCGGTCCAGGGTGACCCGCCAGACCCGGGCGATCGTGCGCTGCGGGTCGGTACCGGCCGCGGCCCGGTCGAAGATGGGGCCGGGCTGGTCGGTGAGCAAGCGTAGGTAGGCGCGTGGGGTGGTGAACCGCTGGTGCGCCAGATACGCCCCGGCCTGTTCGACCGCCAGCGGCAGATATCCCAGCGCCTCGCACAACTCCGCGACCCCGTCGAGGTCCCGCGCCCCACCCGCGGTGATCAACCCGGTCAGCAGCCGCTGCGCCTCATCGGCGGCCAGAACATCCAGTGAAATGATCACCGCTCCGGCCTGCCACGGCACCGACAACCGGCCGGTGATCAACACTTTCCCGGTCCGGGCCCGCGCGAGCACCGGCGCGATATCGGCCGGATCCTCTACGTTGTCGAGGATCAGCAGCCATCCGGTGTGGGTCGCCAACCACTGCAATCCCTGCTCGGCCAGATCCTGCACGGCCAGCACCTCGGCCAGCGCGGGCTGCAACCGCGCCGCCAACCCCGCCAGCCCCCGCTGCACTCCCTGCTTGGAGTCCGCGTGAATCCACACCATCGGCGCGCACCCATGGTCGCGGGTACCTGCCCAGTAGGCGGCGAGGCTGGATTTGCCGACTCCGCCCAGCCCGTGCACCGCCGCGACCACCACCGGCACACCGTCCCCGGCCAGGGCAGCGTCCAACCAGGCCAGCTCGGCCTCGCGGCCCACGAACCAACCCGGCCACGCTTCCAGATTGTCGATCCCCGGCGGCGCCTCGACCTCGACCGGCGGCCGGAATGCCTCTGCCGGCGGCTGCACCACCCGGGTGGTGATCTGGGTGGTGAAATCGCGGCCGACCTCGACCCCGGTAGCCGAGAACGTGGCATGCGCGGCGGGCCCGGGTGTTGCCGCCGCGCCTACCGAGGGTCCGGCGGCTCCGAAACCACCTGCACATCGGTCACCGAGAAGTCCCCGGCAGCCTTCACGTCCTTCGCGATCACACCGCTGGCACCGGCGGCTCGGACCCCGCGGACCTCGACCCGGCCGGCCTCCACCCGCTCCAGCCGCACGCCCACCAGCTCTGCGGCTTCGGGCGAATGCCGCTCGATCACATCCAGCAGCACCTGCACCGCGGTCGCCAGCTCCGCATCCGCGCCCGCGCCTGCCGCCTCCAGCTCCTCGGCCAGCACCGCCTGGCGTGCCGGAGCCTTGGGGCGGGCCTCGACGACCTCCACATCCACCGACGAGTACCGCCGTCCCAGCACGTCTTTCACCTTCTGATAGGCATCACCCACCGCCAGTTTCGCGGTCTCGCTCACTCCGGCCGCCAAACCGGCCGACACCGCCGACGCAGCAGCCATCGCCGCTGCCATGACCTCTGGCCCCATCAGGCCGCCCCTCTCAATCGAGACCGCCCCCGCTCGACGCCGGACGGTGTACGGCACAAAGTAGCGGAAAATCTGAACCTGCAACGTCATTCGAACCGGACCCCACCCGGTAGTGACCCCACCGGCGACGTCTACCTGGGGTGTCCCCAGATAGACGAGTTGGTTCTAAAGGGTTTGGCGACGCCGCAACCGTAAGAGGTTGCGACGGTGGATCGAGATGTACGGGTGGTCTGAGTCGAGTTTCTGTTCGGCCTCTGTGAGGTTCTGCTCGTACAGCGCGATCGCCTCGGCCACCCGGCCAGCGGACTCGTAGGCGTAGGCGAGGTTGCCACGTGAGGTCAACGTATCAGGATGATCTGAGGCGAGGAGACGCATCCGGTCGGCGAGGACCTGCTCATGCAGAGCAATCGCCTCGGACAGTCCGCCCCGCGGACTCGTAGGCAAAGGCCAGGTGTTCCCGGGAGGCCAGGGTGTCAGGATGATCTGAGGCGAGAAGCCGCATCCGGTCGGCGAGGTTGCGTTCGCACAATGTGACCGCTTCCGGCACTTTCCCCGCTCTTCTGTATACGTTGGCGAGGTTGCCGCGTGAGACCAGGGAGTGGCGATGGTCAGGGCCCAGGACCCGCACACGGTCGGCGAGGACCTGCTCGTGCAGAGCAATCGCCTTGGGCAGTCGCCCCACGAACTCGTAGGCAATGGCCAGGTTGCCGCGTGAGGTCAGGGTGTCGAGGTGGTCTGAGGCTCCCCCCGGGTAGTGGACACCGAGTTAGCAGGATCGTTGATCCTGCGGAAGGATGTCTGCTGTGTCTCGGAAACGTCGGTCGTTCACGACCGAGTACAAGGTCGAGGCTGCTCATCGGGTGATCGATTCCGGTCGCACGGTCGCCGAGGTCTCCCGCGAACTCGGCGTGCACGAGAGCCTGCTGGGCCGCTGGGTTGCTGATGAACGCCGCCGCGTCGAAGCTGCTTCGGTGCATCGGGAACAGCCGTTGTCCGGTGCCGAGCGGGCGGAGTTGCTGCGGTTACGCAAACAGGTCGCTGAGCAGGACAAAGATATCGCGTTCCTGAAAAAAGCTTCGGCGTACTTGCCGCGATGCAGCAGAACCGGCCCGGTTCGAGTTGATGGCAGAGTGCGCCGCTCCTGATGCGTTCACCGGCGACTCTGGTGAGGACGTCGCGCGGATGGCGCGACTGTTGAATGTGTCCAGGTCCGGGTATTACGAGTACCGGAAACGGTGCCGGTCGGTGTCGTTGGCGCCTCGGGCGCAGCGCCGTGCCGATCTGGCGGTCAAGATAGTCGCCCATCACCGGGAATCCGACGGTACCTACGGTGCCCCGCGGATCACCGCTGATCTGCGTGAGGCCGGTGAGAAGGTCAGCGAGAAGACCGTCGACAAGATCATAGACCCGAGGAGGGTCGGTCTGAGTAAGCAGGTGACGGACTGACGCTTCTCCGAACCCGTTCGTCCGCCAATCGTAATCACGGCTCGGCTCATGGCGAGTGCGTTGCCCGCCGGCAGGCGGTCCGCCGCCTGAGCAATCAGGTCGGAACCGCTCGCGTGCAGTCCGCCTGCTCGTTACGGTATGACGAGGACTTGGGAGACGACCCTTCCCGACGGCACCCATGCCTCGAGTGTGCCCCCTCCCGACCGAGGACCCAGCCGAGAACCCGCGATAGTTGAATGCGAGACCTCACCAGTCCGGAACCCCGATACAGTCCGGTCATGAAATTCGTTCGTAGGCTTGTCATTTGTGCAGTGGTGTTCGCCCTGCCAGGGCTGTCGGCAGCTGGGGTAGCCACCGCAGCCACCACGGTTCCGTTCCAGATCAACTCTGCTCCGTTCGGGAATCCGGCCGGGAGCTTCGATACCTTTGCAGCCAACTGCGTTGCTATTGTCGGCGAACAGTCCGGCGTCGTCGTTGTCGCAGGAGGCCGAGGCTCTGATTCCTCTGAATCCGGCCGAGGTTGGGGCTGTTCGGTCAATGCGTCGGTGCAGTGGATCAACCTCTCCACAGGCGCGACCGGGGCCGCGCAAACGTCCGACGGGCTCCGCGGATTCCCTCCCGAGGCGACACTGCACACCGGTGTCGGGCAGGTTGCACTCATCCTCAATGCAGGCGGCATCCACACCCCCGGATTCGCTACGCTCTACGTGCCGTAGGACCGAACTCTCCCCTCAAAGCCGTCGGCGTCGCCAACGTCGCGGCCTGGACCTCCGCCATGCACCAGCACATCCAGGGCCGGATGCTCCTCACTCCCCGACACCTACTGGTATGCGTGCGACTTTGTTGAACGCACTTACGGAGAGGCTGTGGCCCGGCGATACGCGGCACACCGGGATCCTGGAACGACCGCAACCCCGATCTACACCAAAGCATCCCTAATGGAGTGTGCTGAAGCGCTCGTGGCAGTCACTGGACAGCATCCCCTCTTGCTCCTGGTATGGGCAGGATCGGGTTTATGGAGCGAGAAGGGGACGCAGCCCTTGGATCAACATCCGAGAGGAATGACGTCGAACCTGTGTAGACGGTCTGTGAGAACCAGGGGACTGCGGGGGTTCGGTTGTAGTTCGAAGACATTCGGGATACAACCACGCGAGGCGTCGCGGAGACTGAGTTTTGTTGATGGACAGCTACGTCCGGTAGGCCGAGCATCTCACAGGTTCCAGGGTGTCCAAGCGTATGCCCGAGCACGGCCTTTGGCTGTCTGTAGGTTTTCCAGGCTCCTGCTTTGACCGCTTCATCGGAAGGAGCGAGGGTCCCGGTTCTGTGGCTGGTAGTGCGCCGGGGCGAAGCGTGGGTTGGTCAGGGTTTAGGTAGTGGAGGTGTGGCGGCGTGGCGCGCACTGGGAATCGCCGAAAGCACCGTCAAATTCCACGTCAACGGCGGTACCGAGCCATCGGCCCGCACGAGGGTCGGCGCCGAGCGTAATCGGTGAATCCGGTGCGGTGGGTCAGAGCCAGTGCTTGTACTTGAACACGGCCCAGAGGCCCAGCCCCAGACCGAGCATGAGTGCTACCGCGAACGGATAGCCCCACGCCCAGTGGAGTTCGGGCATGTGGTCGAAGTTCATGCCGTAGATGGACGCAACGAGTGTGGGGGTGAAGAGGATGGCCGCCCAGGAAGAGATCCTTTTGACTTCTTCGCCTTGGGCGAAGCTCGCGCTGGACATGCGTTGCATGGCGTCGTTCTGTTCCAGTGCGATGAGGGTGGAGTGCACGCCGAGGGCATTTTCGAGCAGGGACCGGCAGGTGGTGACGCGTTCGGTGACGCGGATGAGGTGGTCGGCGACGTTGCGGAGCCGGTTCCGGACTTCGCCGCCGGTGCCGTAGTGGTCGGCGCCGCGCAGCAGGCTCTGGACCATGTCGGGGAGCGGGCCGATCGCGCGTTGGAACGAGATGACCTGTTCGATCAGCAGGTAGATGCGTTCGGACAGGTTCGGGTCGACGGGGCCCCCGCTGAAGAGGCTGTCTTCGACTTCGTCGATGTCTTCTTCCAAGCCGGCGACGACCGGGGCATACCCGTCGACGATCTGGTCGAGTAGTGCGGTGAGCATGGCCTCGGGGCCGAGGCCGAGGAAATCCGGTTCGGCTTCGAGTGCCACGCGGGTGGCGGTCAGATCGGGGAAGTTCCCGCGGCGCAAGGTGAGGACGAACTGCGGTGCGACGAAGAGATGGATCTCGCCGAACTCGACCCGTTCGCTGGCGTCGTGGTAGGCGCCGGGGCGCAGGACGACGAACATCGTGTTGCCGTAGCGTTCGAGTTTCGCGCGCTGATGTCCCTTCTGGGCGTCTTCGATGGCCAGTGGATGCAGCCCGAATCGGGTGGCGGCGTCGGCGAGCGCATCGGGGTCGGGGTCCTGTAATCCGAGCCAGGCCACCGTATTTCCGGCCTGCAGGGCGCGGTCGGCTTCTTCGAAACTGTGCAGGATCGCGGTGCGGTGCCCGTCGATGTAGAGGTGGCCGTCGATGGGTGTCATACCCGGCCTCCCTTGTCGTCGACGGTCTCCGGCTGCGGCGCGAGGATCTGCTGGATCGCCGGGGCGAGGATGGTGACGAGTTCGTCGGTATCGGCTTCGACGAGGGTGGGCACGCCGATGATGCGGCGGCCGGTGACGAGCCCGACCAGCATCGACGAGGCCAGGCCGGCGCGTAGAGCCGCATCCGCGTCGGTGCGTGTCCGGGTGCCCTCCAGTAGCCGGGATTGGATGAAGTCGCGTAGCTGTTCGCTCGCGTTCTCGTTGACGATCGCGCCGCGCAACATCGCCATCAGGGGCTCGGATTCCTCGGGTGCCCCCTCCCACGCTCCCAGGTAGGCGCGCACGACTCGTTCGCCCAGGTGGTCGTCGGGTCCTTCGAACGCGGTGCTGAACCGTTGCAGCGCCGCGGGCGGGATGGCCATCACGGCCGCGAAGAGTTCCTCTTTGGACCGGTAGAACTGGATCACCTGCGAGGGATCCACCCCCGCGTCGGCGGCGACGCGCCGGATCGTGGTGGCGGCGAAGCCGTCGCCGGCGAACCGCGCGCGTGCCGCGTCGAGGATCGCCTGGCGGGTGGTCGACGTGCCGGGTCGCCGGCCGCGGCGCGCCTTGGCCGGTGATCCTTCCTGGGTCGTCATACGTTGAATCTATCGCCTCACATTTTTCTCAACACGCGTTGAGTTTTTGGGCTTGTGCTCGTACGCTCGTCGGAGAACGGAAAGTTATCCCAGGTCACGAGACGAAAAGGGGCTCATCGATGAGCGAAGACCAGAAGATGTTCGTACCGTCTCATCCGCTGCCGGCCGCCCGGACCGGCGTGTTGACCGGTTTCGACCCCGGTACCCGAACCCTGGAGGCGGGGTTCCGGATCGCGCCGCCGTTCCGGCCGCTGCCGGTCGACATCGTGTTCGACAAGGACGTCCCTGTTCCACTGCGGGACGGCACCACGATCCATGTCGACCTGTTCCGTCCCGCGGGCGCGGAGCAGGTACCGGTGCTCGTGGCGTGGAGTCCGTACGGCAAAGGGCAGGGCAGCTCACCCAGCGTGATGGGCGTCTTCGGCCTGGTCGGCTTGGACAACGGCATCGTCTCGGGGCTGGAGAAGTTCGAAGGCCCGGATCCGGCGTACTGGTGCGCGCACGGGTACGCGATCTGTAACCCCGATATCCGCGGGGTGGTCGACTCCGACGGCGACAGTGTGCTGTGGGACCGCCAAGAAGGCCGTGACTGCTACGACCTGATCGAATGGCTCGCCGAACAGTCCTGGTGCACCGGCAAAGTCGGGATGAGCGGAACCTCCTACCTCGCGGTATCGCAATGGTTCACCGCCGCCGAGCAGCCACCCCACCTGGCGGCGATCAACCCGTGGGAGGGCGTCAGCGATGTCTATCGCGATCTGGTGATGCGGGGTGGGATACCCGACACCGGGTTCGCCGAGCAGCTGCAGGACGGCAGCTTCTTCGGCAAGAACCGGAAAGAGGACATCGTCGCCGAGGCGCAGCGCTACCCGCTGATGAACGAGCTCTGGGAGAACAAGATCCCCGACTTCGGCCGCATCACCGTGCCCGCTTATATCGTGGCCAGCTACTCCAACACTCTGCACACGGCGGGAACGTTCCGCGCGTGGCGGCGGATCGCCTCGGAGCAGAAGTGGCTGCGCATCCACAACAGCCAGGAATGGCCCGACTACTACGACGAAACGAATCGGCAGGATCTGCATCGCTTCTTCGACCACTTCCTGAAAGGTGAGGACAACGGCTGGGAGAAGACGCCCCGCGTGCGCTACTCCCTGCTCGACCTCCAGGGCGGCGACCAGGTGAACATCCCTGCGGATCAGTTCCCGCCGGCAGACGTCACGCCTGTGAAGTACTACCTCGACGGGAACTCGCGGACGCTGACCAACGCGGCGCCCGAAGCCGCGGCGAGGGCCGGATACGCCGTCGGGGCCAATCCCGACGAGGTCTCGTTCGTGAAGCGTTTCGATCAGGAGACTGTGCTGGTCGGCTACCCGAAGGCGCACCTGTGGGTCGAGGCGGAGGGCGCGGACGATATGGACCTGTTCCTCCTGGTTCAGAAGCTCGACGCGTACGGTACGCCGCTGCGGCAGTTCACGGTGCCCAACCAGAACGCGCGGGTGCACGACGTCACCGAACGCGGCGCCTCGGTCCTGCGGTACAAGGGCACGGATGGACGCCTGCGTGTCTCGATGCGCCATCTCGACGAGCAGCTGTCGACCGCGGACATCCCCGCCCACAGCTTCGACCGAATCGAGAAGCTGTCACCCGGCGAGGCCGTCGATATCGAAATCGACCTACTCCCGGTCGGACTCACCTTCCGGCCGGGCGAACAGCTCCGTCTCGTCGTCAGCAGCCGATCGCTCCTCGGCACGATGATGCCGGGCAACCGCGAGTACACACCGGCCACCGGCGGGCAGCACATCGTCCACACCGGGGGCGACCGGGCGTCGTACCTACAGCTGCCGGTCGAGCCCGCGTGACCGGGCGCTGACACCGCCGGATCGTGGGTGGCACCTCCGGCAAGACTCGTGCCTCCACGCCAGCGGACGAGGTGGCCGCCGCGTGCTCCGCTTCTTCCGTGCCGGTGTCCTGCCGTTCACGACGGCGAGTCGAGGGTATGCCGACGCAGGATCATGGTTGGGACGGTACGACGCAGCGCGTCGATTGCGGCGTCGTTGTCGCGTCTGGCGAGGGCATCGACGAGGTCTTCCATGACCTCGGCCAACGGACTCGGGTCGACGTCCTCGGGTGGGGTGGTCTCCAGCTCGGTGCGCACGTAACTTGTGCCGACATCCATGATGCTCAGGTAGAGAGTGTTGAGCAGGACGCCCTTGCCCATGTCGGCGAGGCGGGCGTGCAGGGCCCAGCATGCCCAGACGAAATCCGAGACCGTACCCGAGGTGCGGGTTCGCCGCACGTGTTCGAGATGTTCGGCAAGTGCGTCCTGATCAGCGAGGGTGATGCGACGCAGCACCTCCTCGATCAGCAGGGGGGCGATCGCGTCGCGGATTTGCACGGCTTCGTTGAACGCCGAATCCTGGTCGGCCGCGGTGCGGAACCATCCGTTCATCCGAGACAGGGGTGAGGGGTCGCAGGCGAACAGCCCGCCGCCGGGGCCGGGGCGGGAGGTGATGATTCCGCGAGTCTGCGCGAGTTTGATCGCCTCGTTGATGGTGCCGACCGAGACGCCGCAGAGCTTGCGCAACTCGTCTTTGCTGCCGATTCGCTCTCCGGCGGGTATCGCCGCCGCCAATCGGGCGATCTGGCCTGCTGCCTGCTCGGCGCGGGACCTGCCCACAGTGACCGTACTGCCCACATCTGTTGCGCGAGACCAGAGTTCACGTGAGTATGCGGGGCCCTCGAAATCCTCGGCGAAGGCTCCGGCGGCGGTGTCGCCGTCGTTTCCGCTCATCGCTTCCTCCCTGCTGGAGAGACGGTGCCCAGTCACTGTAGCAATTAATCATGACTATTCCGT
This genomic window contains:
- a CDS encoding CocE/NonD family hydrolase, encoding MSEDQKMFVPSHPLPAARTGVLTGFDPGTRTLEAGFRIAPPFRPLPVDIVFDKDVPVPLRDGTTIHVDLFRPAGAEQVPVLVAWSPYGKGQGSSPSVMGVFGLVGLDNGIVSGLEKFEGPDPAYWCAHGYAICNPDIRGVVDSDGDSVLWDRQEGRDCYDLIEWLAEQSWCTGKVGMSGTSYLAVSQWFTAAEQPPHLAAINPWEGVSDVYRDLVMRGGIPDTGFAEQLQDGSFFGKNRKEDIVAEAQRYPLMNELWENKIPDFGRITVPAYIVASYSNTLHTAGTFRAWRRIASEQKWLRIHNSQEWPDYYDETNRQDLHRFFDHFLKGEDNGWEKTPRVRYSLLDLQGGDQVNIPADQFPPADVTPVKYYLDGNSRTLTNAAPEAAARAGYAVGANPDEVSFVKRFDQETVLVGYPKAHLWVEAEGADDMDLFLLVQKLDAYGTPLRQFTVPNQNARVHDVTERGASVLRYKGTDGRLRVSMRHLDEQLSTADIPAHSFDRIEKLSPGEAVDIEIDLLPVGLTFRPGEQLRLVVSSRSLLGTMMPGNREYTPATGGQHIVHTGGDRASYLQLPVEPA
- a CDS encoding tetratricopeptide repeat protein, which translates into the protein MTSRGNLAIAYEFVGRLPKAIALHEQVLADRVRVLGPDHRHSLVSRGNLANVYRRAGKVPEAVTLCERNLADRMRLLASDHPDTLASREHLAFAYESAGRTVRGDCSA
- a CDS encoding magnesium and cobalt transport protein CorA, giving the protein MTPIDGHLYIDGHRTAILHSFEEADRALQAGNTVAWLGLQDPDPDALADAATRFGLHPLAIEDAQKGHQRAKLERYGNTMFVVLRPGAYHDASERVEFGEIHLFVAPQFVLTLRRGNFPDLTATRVALEAEPDFLGLGPEAMLTALLDQIVDGYAPVVAGLEEDIDEVEDSLFSGGPVDPNLSERIYLLIEQVISFQRAIGPLPDMVQSLLRGADHYGTGGEVRNRLRNVADHLIRVTERVTTCRSLLENALGVHSTLIALEQNDAMQRMSSASFAQGEEVKRISSWAAILFTPTLVASIYGMNFDHMPELHWAWGYPFAVALMLGLGLGLWAVFKYKHWL
- a CDS encoding tetratricopeptide repeat protein, whose amino-acid sequence is MQPPAEAFRPPVEVEAPPGIDNLEAWPGWFVGREAELAWLDAALAGDGVPVVVAAVHGLGGVGKSSLAAYWAGTRDHGCAPMVWIHADSKQGVQRGLAGLAARLQPALAEVLAVQDLAEQGLQWLATHTGWLLILDNVEDPADIAPVLARARTGKVLITGRLSVPWQAGAVIISLDVLAADEAQRLLTGLITAGGARDLDGVAELCEALGYLPLAVEQAGAYLAHQRFTTPRAYLRLLTDQPGPIFDRAAAGTDPQRTIARVWRVTLDRIAELGPAAVELLRTLAWYAPDNIPLTLCRDPADQITVDAALGVLAAYNMITPDPGSAGLSIHRLVQAVARTPDAADPHRDPEAIQQARDRAAATLHASLPDVQNPATWPNWRTLLPHIDALAGYTITSGSESTTATIATIRNNTGMFLNGQGLYVSALDHLHHARTDLGRVLGDEHPKTLGFRNNLASAYQSAGRFAEAIPLFERNLSDRERILGDEHPDTLIFRNNLANAYQSAGRFAEAIPLYERTITTAERILGDEHPDTLIFRHNLAHAYRSAGRFAEAIPLYERTITDTERILGDEHPDTLIFRHNLAHAYQSAGRFAEAIPLYERTITDTERILGNEHPDTLIFRNNLANAYRSAGRFAEAIPLYERNLSDRERILGDEHPDTLGSRNNLASAYRSVGRTAEAIPLLQRTLTDSERILGFDHPSTGVVRGNLAAARKQQSGPPGWPSTESSHP
- a CDS encoding IS3 family transposase; the encoded protein is MARLLNVSRSGYYEYRKRCRSVSLAPRAQRRADLAVKIVAHHRESDGTYGAPRITADLREAGEKVSEKTVDKIIDPRRVGLSKQVTD
- a CDS encoding FadR/GntR family transcriptional regulator, whose translation is MSGNDGDTAAGAFAEDFEGPAYSRELWSRATDVGSTVTVGRSRAEQAAGQIARLAAAIPAGERIGSKDELRKLCGVSVGTINEAIKLAQTRGIITSRPGPGGGLFACDPSPLSRMNGWFRTAADQDSAFNEAVQIRDAIAPLLIEEVLRRITLADQDALAEHLEHVRRTRTSGTVSDFVWACWALHARLADMGKGVLLNTLYLSIMDVGTSYVRTELETTPPEDVDPSPLAEVMEDLVDALARRDNDAAIDALRRTVPTMILRRHTLDSPS
- a CDS encoding recombinase family protein, giving the protein MRVGYIRVSTLDQNTVRQLDGVEVEKTFTDKASGKDTARPKLDELLAFVREGDEVIVHSMDRLARNLDDLRQLVRTLTGKGVKVVFVKESLTFTGEDSPVANLLLSVMGAFAEFERALILERQREGIAAAKARGAYTGRTPALTTEQIAQLHERAASGESKSVLATEFGVTRQTVYNYLRAPAPR
- a CDS encoding tetratricopeptide repeat protein — encoded protein: MPTSPRGGLSEAIALHEQVLADRMRLLASDHPDTLTSRGNLAYAYESAGRVAEAIALYEQNLTEAEQKLDSDHPYISIHRRNLLRLRRRQTL
- a CDS encoding transposase codes for the protein MSRKRRSFTTEYKVEAAHRVIDSGRTVAEVSRELGVHESLLGRWVADERRRVEAASVHREQPLSGAERAELLRLRKQVAEQDKDIAFLKKASAYLPRCSRTGPVRVDGRVRRS
- a CDS encoding TetR/AcrR family transcriptional regulator encodes the protein MTTQEGSPAKARRGRRPGTSTTRQAILDAARARFAGDGFAATTIRRVAADAGVDPSQVIQFYRSKEELFAAVMAIPPAALQRFSTAFEGPDDHLGERVVRAYLGAWEGAPEESEPLMAMLRGAIVNENASEQLRDFIQSRLLEGTRTRTDADAALRAGLASSMLVGLVTGRRIIGVPTLVEADTDELVTILAPAIQQILAPQPETVDDKGGRV